One window of the Benincasa hispida cultivar B227 chromosome 3, ASM972705v1, whole genome shotgun sequence genome contains the following:
- the LOC120074379 gene encoding WUSCHEL-related homeobox 9-like isoform X1 yields MASSNRHWPSMFKSKPCNSHHQWQHDINTNLSSSTATTCLRSAPYTTVGGCEERSPEPKPRWNPKPEQIRILEAIFNSGMVNPPRDEIRKIRAQLQEYGQVGDANVFYWFQNRKSRSKNKLRHIQNSKSNHNSQTATATTTAIVSIAATTTTTCSSSSSSDKSSPKKPPIRTPTSNNSVTQNYLQQPTNDVLPEPFFFPVSQTGSGGGSGSCNLSQGFCFSELCSVVQQVPEHGVGPCTSLLLSEIMSPQTEDLKKDLDQDKINMVKLEPQFMNFHPCLTSSTTDHTLPQTTISTPLTTLPSPTNAIPQGVGEVCGVGQSCVGKSTVFINGVAFEVASGPFNVREAFGNEAVLIHSNGQPVLTNDWGLTLHSLQHGSYYYLVSPFSFPSNPS; encoded by the exons ATGGCTTCATCAAACAGACATTGGCCTAGCATGTTCAAGTCCAAACCTTGCAATTCTCACCACCAATGGCAACATGATATCAATACTAATCTTTCTTCTTCCACTGCCACTACCTGCCTCAGATCTGCCCCTTACACTAcag ttgGTGGGTGTGAAGAGAGAAGTCCAGAGCCAAAACCAAGATGGAATCCAAAACCTGAACAAATTAGGATTCTTGAAGCAATTTTCAATTCTGGGATGGTGAATCCACCTAGAgatgaaattagaaaaattagagCTCAATTGCAAGAATATGGACAAGTTGGTGATGCCAATGTTTTTTATTGGTTCCAAAACAGAAAATCCAGAAGCAAAAACAAACTCCGCCATATCCAAAACTCTAAATCCAATCATAATTCCCAAACCGCCACAGCCACAACCACCGCCATCGTCTCCATCGCCGCGACCACCACCACCACttgttcttcctcttcttcctctgACAAATCTTCTCCCAAAAAACCTCCCATTAGgactcccacctccaacaatTCGGTGACTCAGAACTACCTTCAACAACCCACCAACGACGTCTTGCCTGAACCCTTTTTCTTCCCGGTGTCGCAGACCGGGAGTGGCGGTGGCAGCGGAAGCTGTAATTTGAGTCAAGGGTTTTGCTTCTCAGAGCTGTGCAGTGTAGTTCAGCAAGTTCCTGAACATGGAGTTGGGCCTTGCACAAGCCTGTTGTTGAGTGAAATTATGAGCCCACAAACTGAGGACTTAAAGAAAGATTTGGATCAAGACAAGATTAATATGGTGAAGTTAGAGCCCCAGTTTATGAATTTTCATCCTTGTTTGACTTCCTCTACTACTGATCACACTCTTCCTCAAACCACTATTTCCACCCCTCTCACCACTCTTCCATCTCCTACCAATGCAATTCCTCAAg GTGTAGGTGAAGTTTGTGGAGTAGGTCAAAGCTGTGTAGGGAAATCAACGGTGTTCATCAATGGTGTGGCGTTCGAGGTGGCTTCTGGACCGTTCAATGTACGAGAGGCTTTTGGTAATGAAGCCGTTTTGATTCACTCAAATGGTCAGCCTGTTCTCACCAATGACTGGGGTCTCACTCTCCATTCACTCCAACATGGTTCTTACTATTATCTGGTTAGCCCCTTTTCATTTCCTTCTAATCCATCTTAA
- the LOC120074379 gene encoding WUSCHEL-related homeobox 9-like isoform X2, with protein MASSNRHWPSMFKSKPCNSHHQWQHDINTNLSSSTATTCLRSAPYTTVGGCEERSPEPKPRWNPKPEQIRILEAIFNSGMVNPPRDEIRKIRAQLQEYGQVGDANVFYWFQNRKSRSKNKLRHIQNSKSNHNSQTATATTTAIVSIAATTTTTCSSSSSSDKSSPKKPPIRTPTSNNSVTQNYLQQPTNDVLPEPFFFPVSQTGSGGGSGSCNLSQGFCFSELCSVVQQVPEHGVGPCTSLLLSEIMSPQTEDLKKDLDQDKINMVKLEPQFMNFHPCLTSSTTDHTLPQTTISTPLTTLPSPTNAIPQGVGEVCGVGQSCVGKSTVFINGVAFEVASGPFNVREAFGNEAVLIHSNGQPVLTNDWGLTLHSLQHGSYYYLI; from the exons ATGGCTTCATCAAACAGACATTGGCCTAGCATGTTCAAGTCCAAACCTTGCAATTCTCACCACCAATGGCAACATGATATCAATACTAATCTTTCTTCTTCCACTGCCACTACCTGCCTCAGATCTGCCCCTTACACTAcag ttgGTGGGTGTGAAGAGAGAAGTCCAGAGCCAAAACCAAGATGGAATCCAAAACCTGAACAAATTAGGATTCTTGAAGCAATTTTCAATTCTGGGATGGTGAATCCACCTAGAgatgaaattagaaaaattagagCTCAATTGCAAGAATATGGACAAGTTGGTGATGCCAATGTTTTTTATTGGTTCCAAAACAGAAAATCCAGAAGCAAAAACAAACTCCGCCATATCCAAAACTCTAAATCCAATCATAATTCCCAAACCGCCACAGCCACAACCACCGCCATCGTCTCCATCGCCGCGACCACCACCACCACttgttcttcctcttcttcctctgACAAATCTTCTCCCAAAAAACCTCCCATTAGgactcccacctccaacaatTCGGTGACTCAGAACTACCTTCAACAACCCACCAACGACGTCTTGCCTGAACCCTTTTTCTTCCCGGTGTCGCAGACCGGGAGTGGCGGTGGCAGCGGAAGCTGTAATTTGAGTCAAGGGTTTTGCTTCTCAGAGCTGTGCAGTGTAGTTCAGCAAGTTCCTGAACATGGAGTTGGGCCTTGCACAAGCCTGTTGTTGAGTGAAATTATGAGCCCACAAACTGAGGACTTAAAGAAAGATTTGGATCAAGACAAGATTAATATGGTGAAGTTAGAGCCCCAGTTTATGAATTTTCATCCTTGTTTGACTTCCTCTACTACTGATCACACTCTTCCTCAAACCACTATTTCCACCCCTCTCACCACTCTTCCATCTCCTACCAATGCAATTCCTCAAg GTGTAGGTGAAGTTTGTGGAGTAGGTCAAAGCTGTGTAGGGAAATCAACGGTGTTCATCAATGGTGTGGCGTTCGAGGTGGCTTCTGGACCGTTCAATGTACGAGAGGCTTTTGGTAATGAAGCCGTTTTGATTCACTCAAATGGTCAGCCTGTTCTCACCAATGACTGGGGTCTCACTCTCCATTCACTCCAACATGGTTCTTACTATTATCTG ATATAG
- the LOC120073989 gene encoding uncharacterized protein LOC120073989 — protein MTESNPPVDPSPSHPKTSNEVSSGAPKVESTGHRVRFPNPPEIQNPDPATLRDQWRFAIKQYSKWYSHAWGTAILAGISFFALGWVIKGSNPLPSRQDDSNSPSSSASTTAPEARP, from the coding sequence ATGACGGAATCCAATCCTCCCGTTGATCCTTCTCCATCTCATCCTAAAACTTCGAATGAAGTAAGCAGCGGTGCCCCCAAGGTCGAATCCACAGGCCACAGGGTCCGCTTTCCGAACCCACCGGAGATCCAAAATCCCGACCCTGCAACTCTTCGAGATCAATGGAGATTTGCCATAAAACAGTACAGTAAATGGTACTCACATGCTTGGGGTACTGCTATACTTGCTGGGATCTCCTTCTTCGCTCTCGGTTGGGTTATTAAGGGTTCCAATCCTCTCCCCTCTCGCCAAGATGATTCCAATTCGCCTTCCTCCTCCGCTTCCACTACCGCACCTGAAGCTCGCCCTTGA